One Actinosynnema pretiosum DNA segment encodes these proteins:
- the sthA gene encoding Si-specific NAD(P)(+) transhydrogenase: protein MSSEYDYDLVVIGSGPGGQKAAIAGAKLGKRVAIVDKADMVGGVCVNTGTIPSKTLREAVMYLTGMSQRELYGASYRVKEDITISDLLARTQHVIGHEVQVVRAQLHRNQVDLLTGTGSFTGPHSVAVEGAHRGEHRVISGEKIVIATGTRPARPSQVDFDEARVLDSDEVLQLDTIPSSLVVVGAGVIGIEYASMFAALGSRVTVVEQRERMLDFCDSEIVESLKFHLRDLAVTFRFGEKVVDVSVSERGTVTTLASGKRIAAEAVMYSAGRQGCTESLNLGAAGLEADHRGRLSVDGNYRTSVEHIYAVGDVIGFPALAATSMDQGRLAAYHAFGESANELSGLQPIGIYTIPEISYCGATEAELTSSSVPYEVGLARYRELARGQIVGDAYGMLKLLVSTEDRKLLGVHLFGTGATDLVHIGQAVMACGGTVDYLVDTVFNYPTLSEAYKVAALDATNKIRALGRFGG from the coding sequence ATGAGCAGCGAGTACGACTACGACCTGGTCGTCATCGGGTCCGGCCCCGGCGGGCAGAAGGCGGCGATCGCGGGCGCGAAGCTCGGCAAGCGGGTCGCCATCGTGGACAAGGCCGACATGGTCGGCGGCGTGTGCGTCAACACCGGCACCATCCCCTCCAAGACCCTGCGCGAAGCGGTCATGTACCTGACCGGCATGAGCCAGCGCGAGCTGTACGGCGCCAGCTACCGGGTCAAGGAGGACATCACCATCTCCGACCTGCTCGCGCGCACCCAGCACGTCATCGGGCACGAGGTGCAGGTCGTGCGGGCGCAGCTGCACCGCAACCAGGTCGACCTGCTCACCGGCACCGGGTCGTTCACCGGCCCGCACAGCGTCGCCGTCGAGGGCGCGCACCGGGGCGAGCACCGGGTGATCAGCGGCGAGAAGATCGTGATCGCCACCGGGACCAGGCCCGCGCGCCCGTCCCAGGTGGACTTCGACGAGGCGCGGGTGCTCGACTCGGACGAGGTGCTCCAGCTCGACACCATCCCGTCCTCGCTGGTCGTGGTGGGCGCGGGCGTCATCGGCATCGAGTACGCCTCGATGTTCGCCGCGCTCGGCAGCCGGGTCACGGTCGTGGAGCAGCGGGAGCGGATGCTCGACTTCTGCGACTCGGAGATCGTCGAGTCGCTGAAGTTCCACCTGCGGGACCTGGCGGTGACCTTCCGGTTCGGCGAGAAGGTCGTGGACGTGTCGGTGTCCGAGCGGGGCACGGTCACCACGCTGGCCAGCGGCAAGCGCATCGCGGCCGAGGCCGTCATGTACTCGGCGGGGCGCCAGGGGTGCACCGAGTCGCTGAACCTGGGGGCCGCGGGCCTGGAGGCCGACCACCGGGGGCGGCTGTCGGTGGACGGGAACTACCGGACGTCGGTCGAGCACATCTACGCCGTCGGCGACGTGATCGGCTTCCCGGCGCTGGCCGCGACCTCGATGGACCAGGGCAGGCTGGCGGCGTACCACGCGTTCGGGGAGAGCGCGAACGAGCTGTCCGGGCTCCAGCCGATCGGGATCTACACCATCCCGGAGATCTCCTACTGCGGCGCGACCGAGGCGGAGCTGACCTCGTCGTCGGTGCCGTACGAGGTGGGGCTGGCCCGGTACCGGGAGCTGGCGCGCGGGCAGATCGTGGGCGACGCGTACGGGATGCTCAAGCTGCTGGTGTCCACGGAGGACCGCAAGCTGCTGGGCGTGCACCTGTTCGGGACCGGCGCGACCGACCTGGTGCACATCGGGCAGGCGGTCATGGCGTGCGGCGGGACGGTGGACTACCTGGTCGACACGGTCTTCAACTACCCGACGCTGTCGGAGGCCTACAAGGTCGCCGCGCTGGACGCGACCAACAAGATCCGGGCGCTGGGCCGCTTCGGCGGGTGA
- a CDS encoding helix-turn-helix transcriptional regulator: MVKPTRVTNSIRSLRFARDGMTQAELAERVGVTRQTVIAIEQGRYSPSLEMAFRIARVFKVPLDDVFHYPEGDVGEGEV; the protein is encoded by the coding sequence GTGGTGAAGCCCACGAGGGTCACCAACTCCATCCGCTCGCTGCGCTTCGCGCGCGACGGGATGACCCAGGCCGAGCTGGCCGAGCGGGTCGGGGTCACCAGGCAGACCGTGATCGCCATCGAGCAGGGGCGCTACTCGCCCTCGCTGGAGATGGCGTTCCGGATCGCGCGGGTGTTCAAGGTGCCGCTGGACGACGTCTTCCACTACCCGGAGGGGGACGTGGGGGAGGGGGAGGTGTGA
- the argC gene encoding N-acetyl-gamma-glutamyl-phosphate reductase: MTVRIAVAGASGYAGGELLRLLLAHPEVEIGALTAGGNAGAPLLAHQPHLLPLADRVLEETTPEVLAGHDVVFLALPHGHSAALAAQLGDDVLVVDCGADHRLTDAAAWQRWYGGEHAGSWPYGLPELPGHREALRGAKRIAVPGCYPTVSSLALAPAIGLVEPEVTVVAVSGTSGAGKAPKANLLGSEVMGSLSAYGVGGAHRHTPEITQNLSAVAGRPVKVSFTPVLAPLPRGILATCTATLADGVDAAQVRAAYQAACADEPFVHLLPEGHWPTTGAVLGSNAVQLQVTTDPDLNRLVVVAAIDNLAKGTAGAAVQCANLALGLPETTGLSTIGVAP, translated from the coding sequence ATGACGGTTCGGATCGCGGTCGCGGGAGCCAGCGGGTATGCCGGGGGCGAGCTGCTCCGGCTGCTCCTCGCACATCCCGAGGTGGAGATCGGCGCGCTCACGGCGGGCGGCAACGCGGGAGCCCCGCTGCTGGCGCACCAGCCGCACCTGCTCCCGCTGGCCGACCGGGTCCTGGAGGAGACCACGCCCGAGGTCCTCGCGGGTCACGACGTGGTGTTCCTGGCGCTGCCGCACGGGCACTCCGCCGCGCTGGCCGCCCAGCTCGGGGACGACGTGCTCGTCGTGGACTGCGGGGCCGACCACCGGCTGACCGACGCCGCAGCCTGGCAGCGCTGGTACGGCGGTGAGCACGCGGGCAGCTGGCCCTACGGCCTGCCCGAGCTGCCCGGCCACCGCGAGGCGCTGCGCGGCGCCAAGCGGATCGCGGTCCCCGGCTGCTACCCGACGGTGTCCTCGCTCGCGCTGGCCCCGGCGATCGGCCTGGTCGAGCCCGAGGTCACCGTGGTCGCCGTCTCCGGCACGTCCGGCGCGGGCAAGGCGCCCAAGGCGAACCTGCTCGGGTCCGAGGTCATGGGCTCGCTGTCCGCCTACGGCGTCGGCGGCGCGCACCGGCACACCCCCGAGATCACCCAGAACCTCAGCGCCGTCGCGGGCCGCCCGGTGAAGGTCTCCTTCACCCCGGTGCTGGCCCCGCTGCCGCGCGGCATCCTCGCGACCTGCACCGCGACCCTCGCCGACGGCGTGGACGCCGCGCAGGTCAGGGCCGCCTACCAGGCCGCCTGCGCGGACGAGCCGTTCGTCCACCTGCTGCCCGAGGGCCACTGGCCCACCACCGGCGCCGTGCTCGGCTCCAACGCCGTGCAGCTCCAGGTCACCACCGACCCCGACCTGAACCGACTGGTCGTCGTCGCCGCCATCGACAACCTCGCGAAGGGCACCGCGGGCGCCGCGGTGCAGTGCGCGAACCTCGCCCTCGGCCTGCCGGAGACCACCGGCCTGTCCACCATCGGAGTCGCACCATGA
- the pheT gene encoding phenylalanine--tRNA ligase subunit beta produces MRIPVTWLVEHLEFDQTPTPDQLAEAFTRVGIEVEETTGLGPVTGPLVAGRVVEIEELTEFKKPIRFCRVEVGPDQVNGIVCGARNFVEGDTVVVALPGAVLPGDFRIAARKTYGRTSEGMICSARELGLGDEHAGILVLPSGTAQPGDDAFELLGLGDTVIEVAPTPDRGYAFSVRGLAREIACAFEAPFGDPGLAEVPEAEGDVWSVRVDDASACSRFAARRVTGVDPTAPTPWWMRRRLMLAGIRSISLPVDVTNYVMLELGQPLHAFDAAAVKGGLVVRRAVAGEKLTTLDDAVRALDPDDIVIADDSGVVSLAGVMGGASTEVRDSSSDILLEAAVWDPKSIARTVRRHKLPSEAAKRYERTVDPALAPVALERAARLLHLFGEGSIQPGRTDVGTPELPAAVSMPIDLPDRVAGVPYARGVTARRLGQIGCRVEVSTDDAGHTVVTAVPPTWRADLTQPADLVEEVLRLEGYDSIPSVLPPVPAGRGLTEQQRRRRSVSRALAEHGLVEVKPFPFLSPAVFDALGLAEDDVRRTTTTVLNPLESDKNALATTLVPGLLDALQRNLARGQKDVALYAVAQVTLPRAQQGAMPEVGVGERPADEQVAALLAALPQQPVHVAAVLCGNRELPGWWGAGRRADWADAVEVARLVGQAYGVRISAVASDLAPWHPGRCAELRVGDFPVGHAGELHPKVVEALGLPKRTVAVELDLDALPLAEHRPAPVVSPYPPVLLDVAVVVDADVPAARVAEALSAGGGELLEDIRLFDDYRGERVGEGKRSLAYALRFRATDRTLTVEEATAARDAAVAAAAESVGAVLRA; encoded by the coding sequence GTGCGCATCCCGGTTACCTGGCTGGTCGAGCACCTCGAGTTCGACCAGACCCCCACGCCGGACCAGCTCGCCGAGGCGTTCACGCGAGTGGGCATCGAGGTCGAGGAGACCACCGGGCTCGGCCCGGTCACCGGACCGCTCGTCGCGGGCCGCGTGGTCGAGATCGAGGAGCTGACCGAGTTCAAGAAGCCGATCCGGTTCTGCCGGGTCGAGGTCGGCCCCGACCAGGTCAACGGCATCGTGTGCGGCGCGCGCAACTTCGTCGAGGGCGACACCGTCGTGGTGGCGCTGCCCGGCGCGGTGCTGCCCGGCGACTTCCGCATCGCCGCCCGCAAGACCTACGGCCGCACCAGCGAGGGCATGATCTGCTCCGCCCGCGAGCTGGGCCTGGGCGACGAGCACGCGGGCATCCTCGTGCTGCCCAGCGGCACCGCCCAGCCGGGTGACGACGCGTTCGAGCTGCTCGGCCTCGGCGACACCGTCATCGAGGTCGCGCCCACCCCGGACCGGGGCTACGCGTTCTCGGTGCGCGGCCTGGCCCGCGAGATCGCCTGCGCGTTCGAGGCCCCGTTCGGCGACCCCGGCCTGGCCGAGGTGCCCGAGGCCGAGGGCGACGTGTGGTCGGTGCGGGTCGACGACGCCTCCGCGTGCTCGCGCTTCGCGGCCCGCCGCGTCACCGGCGTGGACCCGACCGCGCCCACCCCGTGGTGGATGCGCCGCAGGCTCATGCTGGCGGGCATCCGCTCCATCTCGCTGCCGGTCGACGTCACCAACTACGTGATGCTCGAACTGGGCCAGCCGCTGCACGCCTTCGACGCCGCCGCCGTCAAGGGCGGGCTCGTGGTGCGCCGCGCGGTGGCGGGGGAGAAGCTGACCACGCTCGACGACGCCGTGCGGGCGCTCGACCCCGACGACATCGTCATCGCCGACGACAGCGGCGTGGTGTCGCTGGCGGGCGTCATGGGCGGCGCGAGCACCGAGGTGCGCGACAGCAGCTCCGACATTCTGCTCGAAGCGGCCGTGTGGGACCCGAAGTCCATCGCCCGCACCGTGCGCCGCCACAAGCTGCCCAGCGAGGCGGCCAAGCGGTACGAGCGGACCGTCGACCCGGCGCTGGCCCCCGTGGCGCTGGAGCGCGCCGCGCGGCTGCTGCACCTGTTCGGCGAGGGCTCCATCCAGCCCGGCCGCACGGACGTCGGCACGCCGGAGCTGCCCGCCGCCGTGTCCATGCCGATCGACCTGCCCGACCGGGTCGCCGGCGTGCCCTACGCGCGCGGCGTCACGGCCCGCAGGCTCGGCCAGATCGGCTGCCGCGTCGAGGTCAGCACGGACGACGCGGGCCACACCGTGGTCACCGCCGTGCCGCCGACCTGGCGCGCCGACCTGACCCAGCCCGCCGACCTGGTGGAGGAGGTGCTCCGGCTGGAGGGCTACGACAGCATCCCGTCGGTGCTGCCGCCCGTCCCCGCAGGCCGGGGCCTGACCGAGCAGCAGCGCCGTCGCCGCTCGGTCTCCCGCGCGCTGGCCGAGCACGGCCTGGTCGAGGTCAAGCCGTTCCCGTTCCTCTCGCCCGCCGTGTTCGACGCGCTCGGGCTGGCCGAGGACGACGTGCGGCGCACCACGACCACGGTGCTCAACCCGCTGGAGTCGGACAAGAACGCGCTGGCCACCACCCTGGTGCCGGGCCTGCTGGACGCGCTGCAGCGCAACCTGGCGCGCGGTCAGAAGGACGTGGCGCTGTACGCGGTGGCCCAGGTGACGCTGCCGCGCGCGCAGCAGGGCGCCATGCCCGAGGTCGGCGTGGGCGAGCGGCCCGCCGACGAGCAGGTCGCGGCGCTGCTGGCGGCGCTGCCGCAGCAGCCGGTGCACGTGGCCGCGGTGCTGTGCGGCAACCGCGAGCTGCCCGGTTGGTGGGGCGCCGGTCGCCGGGCCGACTGGGCGGACGCGGTCGAGGTGGCGAGGCTGGTCGGGCAGGCCTACGGCGTGCGGATCAGCGCGGTGGCCTCGGACCTGGCGCCGTGGCACCCCGGCCGGTGCGCCGAGCTGCGCGTGGGCGACTTCCCGGTCGGCCACGCGGGCGAGCTGCACCCGAAGGTCGTGGAGGCGCTGGGGCTGCCCAAGCGCACCGTGGCCGTCGAGCTGGACCTGGACGCGCTGCCGCTGGCCGAGCACCGGCCCGCGCCGGTCGTCTCGCCCTACCCGCCGGTGCTGCTCGACGTGGCCGTCGTGGTCGACGCCGACGTGCCCGCCGCGCGGGTCGCCGAGGCGCTGAGCGCGGGGGGCGGCGAGCTGCTGGAGGACATCCGGCTGTTCGACGACTACCGGGGCGAGCGGGTCGGCGAGGGCAAGCGCTCGCTGGCGTACGCGCTCCGGTTCCGGGCGACCGACCGCACGCTGACCGTGGAGGAGGCGACGGCGGCGCGTGACGCGGCCGTGGCCGCTGCGGCCGAGAGCGTGGGCGCAGTGCTCCGGGCGTGA
- a CDS encoding HSP90 family protein, with protein MAHTFGVDLRGIIDLLSHHLYSSPRVYARELLQNAVDAITARRALQPDAPGEVVIEPADSSADGTLRISDTGIGLTESEVHDLLSTLGRTSKRDELGFARQGFLGQFGVGLLSAFLVAERVRLVSRSAKGGPAVRWSADAAGNYEVEVDDAARAEVGTTIELVPGRDSDHWLGRDVVRALVAEYGELLPVTVRVGDEVLTSDELPWLTDPMGYGARVLGLEPFAAIPVEVPAVGLTGVAYVLPAGVHPGARQSHRVYLKRMLVGEAIEGLLPDWAYFVRCVVDTSSLRPTASRESLYQDETLLIVQEELGRQVRDWLVRLDATDPGRTSALMEAHHLGIKSLARVDEEMLRLVERWLPFETTDGAQSLKQFRRRYGSVLYLPDVDEFRQLAPVAHAQGMGLLNAGYAYDLEILERLVALDGPGAARRVAPSEVLAALGDPEPEVERALRARLADAAGVLERHDCEVVPRDFDPASLPALLVTNAEGERRRDVEQAGEEADDPLWAQLLGSLAESAPGAAQRLVLNCRSPLVRRLAELTDPALVELTVESLYVHALLQSRRPMRPKDTAALNRSFLDLLDRAVDNR; from the coding sequence ATGGCACACACCTTCGGTGTCGACCTGCGCGGGATCATCGACCTGCTCAGCCACCACCTGTACAGCAGCCCTCGCGTGTACGCCCGCGAGCTGCTGCAGAACGCGGTGGACGCCATCACCGCCCGCCGCGCGCTCCAGCCGGACGCGCCGGGCGAGGTGGTCATCGAGCCTGCCGATTCCAGCGCCGACGGCACCCTGCGCATCTCCGACACGGGCATAGGCCTGACCGAGAGCGAGGTGCACGACCTGCTCTCGACGCTGGGCCGCACGTCCAAGCGGGACGAGCTGGGGTTCGCCCGCCAGGGCTTCCTCGGCCAGTTCGGCGTGGGCCTGCTGTCGGCGTTCCTCGTCGCCGAGCGGGTGCGGCTGGTCAGCCGCTCCGCGAAGGGCGGGCCCGCGGTCCGCTGGTCGGCCGACGCGGCGGGCAACTACGAGGTCGAGGTGGACGACGCGGCGCGCGCCGAGGTCGGCACCACGATCGAGCTGGTGCCCGGCCGCGACAGCGACCACTGGCTCGGCCGCGACGTGGTGCGCGCGCTGGTCGCCGAGTACGGCGAGCTGCTGCCGGTCACCGTCCGGGTGGGTGACGAGGTTCTCACGTCCGACGAGCTGCCGTGGCTGACCGACCCGATGGGGTACGGGGCGCGCGTGCTGGGCCTGGAGCCGTTCGCGGCGATCCCGGTCGAGGTGCCCGCCGTGGGCCTGACCGGCGTGGCGTACGTGCTGCCCGCGGGCGTGCACCCCGGCGCCCGCCAGTCGCACCGGGTGTACCTGAAGCGGATGCTGGTCGGCGAGGCCATCGAGGGGCTGCTGCCCGACTGGGCGTACTTCGTGCGCTGCGTCGTGGACACCTCCTCGCTGCGGCCCACGGCCAGCCGCGAGTCGCTGTACCAGGACGAGACGCTGCTGATCGTGCAGGAGGAGCTGGGCCGCCAGGTGCGGGACTGGCTGGTGCGCCTGGACGCCACCGACCCCGGCCGCACCTCGGCGCTGATGGAGGCGCACCACCTGGGCATCAAGTCGCTGGCCAGGGTGGACGAGGAGATGCTGCGGCTGGTGGAGCGCTGGCTGCCGTTCGAGACCACGGACGGCGCGCAGTCGCTCAAGCAGTTTCGCAGGCGCTACGGCTCGGTGCTGTACCTGCCGGACGTGGACGAGTTCCGCCAGCTCGCGCCGGTCGCGCACGCCCAGGGCATGGGCCTGCTGAACGCCGGTTACGCCTACGACCTGGAGATCCTGGAGCGCCTGGTCGCCCTGGACGGTCCGGGTGCGGCGCGGCGGGTGGCGCCCAGCGAGGTGCTGGCCGCGCTCGGCGACCCCGAGCCGGAGGTGGAGCGGGCGCTGCGGGCGCGGCTGGCGGACGCGGCGGGGGTGCTGGAGCGGCACGACTGCGAGGTCGTCCCGCGCGACTTCGACCCGGCCTCGCTGCCCGCGCTGCTGGTCACCAACGCCGAGGGCGAGCGCAGGCGCGACGTGGAGCAGGCGGGCGAGGAGGCCGACGACCCGCTGTGGGCGCAGCTGCTGGGCAGCCTGGCCGAGTCCGCGCCGGGGGCGGCGCAGCGGCTGGTGCTCAACTGCCGCAGCCCGCTGGTGCGCAGGCTCGCCGAGCTGACCGACCCGGCGCTCGTGGAGCTGACCGTGGAGTCGCTGTACGTGCACGCGCTGCTCCAGTCCCGGCGCCCGATGCGCCCGAAGGACACCGCCGCGCTCAACCGCTCGTTCCTGGACCTGCTCGACCGGGCCGTGGACAACCGATGA
- the pheS gene encoding phenylalanine--tRNA ligase subunit alpha gives MSGANDPYDPKQVAALSAEALDAAVERAQEAFAQAGDLDALAAAKPAHLGDRSAVLQARREIGALPPAAKSEAGKRVNVAKQAIDAAFEARRAVLQVERDERVLREESVDVTLPWDRVPRGARHPITTLAERVGDIFVAMGYEIAEGPELEAEWFNFDALNFGKDHPARSMQDTFYVGPADSGLVLRTHTSPVQARTLLDRELPVYVVCPGRTFRTDELDATHTPVFHQVEGLAVDKGLTMAHLKGTLDAFARAVFGDESRTRLRPSFFPFTEPSAEVDVWFPEKKGGAGWVEWGGCGMVNPNVLRNCGVDPEVYSGFAFGMGLERTLQFRNGIPDMRDMVEGDVRFTQPFGTEA, from the coding sequence ATGTCCGGAGCCAACGACCCGTACGACCCCAAGCAGGTCGCGGCGCTGTCCGCCGAGGCGCTCGACGCCGCGGTCGAGCGGGCCCAGGAGGCGTTCGCCCAGGCGGGCGACCTCGACGCGCTCGCCGCCGCCAAGCCGGCCCACCTCGGAGACCGCTCCGCCGTCCTGCAGGCCCGCCGCGAGATCGGCGCGCTGCCCCCGGCCGCCAAGTCCGAGGCGGGCAAGCGCGTCAACGTCGCCAAGCAGGCGATCGACGCCGCCTTCGAGGCGCGCCGAGCCGTCCTGCAGGTCGAGCGGGACGAGCGGGTGCTGCGGGAGGAGTCCGTCGACGTCACCCTCCCGTGGGACCGGGTGCCGCGCGGGGCCCGCCACCCCATCACGACCCTCGCCGAGCGCGTCGGCGACATCTTCGTGGCCATGGGCTACGAGATCGCCGAGGGGCCCGAGCTCGAGGCGGAGTGGTTCAACTTCGACGCGCTCAACTTCGGCAAGGACCACCCCGCGCGGTCCATGCAGGACACCTTCTACGTCGGGCCCGCCGACTCGGGCCTGGTGCTGCGCACGCACACCAGCCCCGTGCAGGCGCGCACGCTGCTCGACCGCGAGCTCCCGGTGTACGTGGTGTGCCCCGGCCGCACCTTCCGCACCGACGAGCTGGACGCCACCCACACCCCGGTGTTCCACCAGGTGGAGGGGCTGGCCGTGGACAAGGGCCTGACCATGGCCCACCTCAAGGGCACCCTCGACGCGTTCGCCCGCGCCGTCTTCGGCGACGAGTCGCGCACCCGGCTGCGCCCCAGCTTCTTCCCGTTCACCGAGCCGTCCGCCGAGGTGGACGTGTGGTTCCCGGAGAAGAAGGGCGGCGCGGGCTGGGTCGAGTGGGGCGGCTGCGGCATGGTCAACCCGAACGTGCTGCGCAACTGCGGCGTCGACCCCGAGGTCTACTCCGGATTCGCCTTCGGCATGGGCCTGGAGCGCACGCTCCAGTTCCGCAACGGCATCCCCGACATGCGGGACATGGTCGAGGGCGACGTCCGCTTCACCCAGCCATTCGGAACGGAGGCCTGA
- a CDS encoding NAD(P)-dependent alcohol dehydrogenase — protein sequence MRAVVQDAYGIAGVLRVEEVPEPEPGEGEVLVRVRAAGVDQGARHLVTGEPGVVRLAIGLRRPRNRVPGADLAGVVERVGGGVRGFEVGDEVLGVGRGAFAELARASADRIVRKPASLTFAEAAALPISGVTALQAVRGRVGERVLVLGASGGVGSCAVQLAKALGARVTGVCSGGKAGFVRSLGADEVVDYREAEPSGRYDLVVDTGGRRPLRALRRLLTPRGALVIVGGEGGGAVFGGLQRQLGALLLNPLVRQSLTCPVSLVGAEDLRLLVGFVERGQLRAPLDRSYPLERAEDALLRLSAGGVLGKVVLTV from the coding sequence GTGAGAGCTGTCGTGCAGGACGCGTACGGCATCGCTGGGGTGCTGCGGGTCGAGGAGGTCCCCGAGCCTGAGCCGGGTGAGGGGGAGGTGCTGGTCCGGGTGCGCGCGGCGGGCGTTGACCAGGGCGCGCGGCACCTGGTGACCGGTGAGCCGGGGGTGGTGCGGCTGGCGATCGGGTTGCGGCGGCCGAGGAACCGGGTGCCGGGCGCGGACCTGGCCGGGGTGGTCGAGCGGGTCGGGGGCGGGGTGCGCGGGTTCGAGGTGGGTGACGAGGTGCTCGGGGTGGGGCGTGGCGCGTTCGCCGAGCTGGCGCGCGCGTCGGCCGACCGGATCGTGCGCAAGCCCGCGTCGCTGACGTTCGCCGAGGCCGCCGCGCTGCCGATCTCGGGGGTGACCGCGCTGCAGGCCGTGCGGGGGCGGGTGGGGGAGCGGGTGCTCGTGCTCGGCGCGTCCGGCGGGGTCGGGTCGTGCGCGGTGCAGCTCGCCAAGGCGCTCGGGGCTCGGGTGACCGGGGTGTGCTCGGGCGGCAAAGCCGGGTTCGTGCGCTCGTTGGGGGCCGACGAGGTCGTCGACTACCGCGAGGCCGAGCCGAGCGGGCGGTACGACCTGGTCGTGGACACCGGGGGCAGACGGCCGCTGCGCGCCCTGCGGCGGCTGCTCACCCCGCGCGGCGCGCTCGTGATCGTCGGCGGCGAGGGCGGGGGCGCGGTGTTCGGCGGGCTCCAGCGGCAGCTCGGGGCGCTGCTGCTCAACCCGCTGGTCCGGCAGAGCCTGACCTGCCCCGTCTCCCTCGTCGGCGCCGAGGACCTGCGCCTGCTGGTCGGGTTCGTGGAGCGCGGGCAGCTGCGCGCGCCGCTCGACCGCTCCTACCCGCTGGAGCGCGCCGAGGACGCGTTGCTGCGGCTTTCCGCGGGAGGTGTGCTGGGCAAGGTCGTGCTCACCGTGTGA